A genomic segment from Dechloromonas denitrificans encodes:
- a CDS encoding ATP-binding protein, which translates to MSSSGRTPARNLRRLLLAGLLCSNALVIFLSAYSIQQSREQYEQRAEALTQTVASALEQSLSNSIDKIDLALRTVADELERQLTTGRLDEAAMNAFMARQKQRLPELEAFRVADAQGFVILGDGVDKNARISWVDRDYFMHHREHTDRQLFISKPVFGRVAKKYIVGFAQRYNYPDGRFAGVISAPIAIDHFDRILSHYDVGPHGTIIVRDANLGLISRKPAIPDHPAGKIGNTTISADARALFESGVSTATFHTTASGDGFQRTISFSRLSNAPIIAIVGAASEDYLGNWYAEAYKTATLAAGFLLLSLTLGAALLRLLGQAEKRQQALAEREDQLKTVIEAVPDAIQFKDGEGRWLVANSVCLKLFGLQDSAWLGLTDREIGQRQPHLAATLTACEVSDATAWANGGVTRHEDIMHDELTGLLHFEVIKVPLFDENGKRRAIIAVSRDISERKRNEVELENHRRHLEELVLERTAALMETEARTTHILNSSADGLYGIDRKGSITFINQAACNLLGYRAEDAIGRDAHSLFHHSRPDGTPYPPHECPGRNTLTLGQSVRVDDEVYWHADGHPIPVMYATHPILLDHEITGSVTSMVDISQQRATAEARERALLAAENLARAKSDFLANMSHEIRTPLNGVLGFAEIGQRHSHNPERSADAFSKILASGKRLLGVINDILDFSKIEAGKLRIEQTTVVISEVIEHAVELVRDRAQAKQIKLDVELADNLPATCLGDSLRTGQVLLNLLSNAVKFTETGNVTLHARREAEQLLFTITDTGIGMDDAQLGQLFDPFQQADASASRRFGGTGLGLAICKRILELMGGEIAVESQLGRGTTVRVSLPFLPAGLIAPSAPATSASQHPATKPLAGLRILLAEDDVINQKVLMANLIDNGAHVTLANNGKEAVDRVIATGRSAFDIVLMDIQMPEMDGYEAARRIQELAPELPIIAQTAHAMSDEREKCFAAGMVNHIAKPIKLDELLRLIVQHIQTD; encoded by the coding sequence GTGAGCAGTAGCGGACGAACCCCCGCGCGGAACCTTCGCCGGCTTTTACTGGCCGGTCTGCTATGTTCCAACGCCCTGGTCATTTTCCTGTCGGCCTACTCGATCCAGCAAAGCCGGGAGCAGTACGAACAACGTGCCGAGGCACTGACGCAGACAGTTGCCAGCGCCCTGGAACAAAGCCTTTCGAACAGTATCGACAAGATTGACCTGGCCTTGCGCACGGTCGCCGATGAACTGGAACGGCAACTGACGACCGGGCGTCTCGATGAGGCGGCGATGAATGCCTTCATGGCCCGGCAAAAACAGCGTCTGCCAGAGCTGGAAGCTTTTCGCGTCGCAGATGCCCAGGGCTTCGTGATCCTCGGCGATGGTGTCGACAAAAATGCACGTATCAGCTGGGTTGACCGCGACTATTTCATGCATCACCGGGAACACACGGACCGTCAGCTATTCATTTCCAAGCCGGTCTTTGGCCGCGTGGCAAAAAAATACATCGTCGGTTTCGCCCAACGCTACAACTACCCTGATGGCCGCTTTGCCGGTGTCATCTCGGCGCCGATTGCGATTGATCATTTCGACAGGATCCTCTCGCATTACGACGTCGGTCCGCACGGCACGATCATTGTCCGCGACGCCAACCTTGGCCTGATCAGCCGCAAGCCGGCCATTCCCGATCACCCTGCGGGAAAAATCGGCAATACAACCATTTCTGCTGATGCACGGGCTCTTTTCGAGTCTGGAGTCAGCACGGCAACCTTCCACACCACCGCCAGCGGTGACGGGTTTCAACGGACCATTTCGTTCAGTCGACTGAGCAATGCACCGATCATCGCCATCGTCGGCGCTGCCAGCGAGGACTACCTTGGCAACTGGTACGCCGAGGCATACAAGACAGCCACGCTGGCCGCCGGTTTCCTGCTGCTCTCACTGACTCTGGGGGCTGCCCTGCTGCGCCTGCTTGGCCAGGCGGAAAAACGCCAGCAGGCGCTGGCCGAACGAGAAGACCAGCTCAAGACAGTGATCGAAGCCGTGCCCGATGCCATCCAGTTCAAGGATGGCGAAGGACGTTGGCTGGTTGCCAACAGCGTTTGTCTGAAACTGTTCGGTCTGCAGGATAGCGCCTGGCTCGGCCTGACCGACCGCGAAATCGGCCAGCGCCAGCCGCATCTGGCCGCCACCCTGACGGCCTGCGAAGTGAGCGATGCCACTGCCTGGGCTAACGGTGGAGTGACACGCCACGAAGACATCATGCACGACGAACTGACTGGTTTGCTGCATTTCGAGGTCATCAAGGTGCCGCTTTTTGATGAAAATGGGAAGCGCCGGGCAATAATCGCGGTGAGCCGCGACATTTCCGAACGCAAGCGCAACGAGGTGGAACTCGAAAACCATCGTCGCCATCTGGAAGAGCTCGTTCTTGAGCGAACAGCGGCCTTGATGGAAACCGAAGCCCGGACTACCCACATCCTCAATTCAAGTGCCGATGGGCTTTACGGCATCGACCGCAAGGGTTCGATCACCTTCATCAACCAGGCAGCCTGCAATTTGCTGGGCTATCGGGCCGAGGATGCGATCGGGCGCGATGCCCACTCCCTGTTCCATCACAGTCGCCCGGACGGCACGCCCTATCCGCCGCATGAGTGCCCAGGCCGGAATACGCTGACCCTGGGTCAGAGTGTCCGGGTCGATGATGAAGTTTACTGGCACGCCGACGGCCACCCCATCCCGGTAATGTACGCAACGCACCCGATCCTGCTGGATCATGAAATCACCGGCTCGGTCACCAGCATGGTCGATATCAGCCAGCAACGCGCCACCGCCGAGGCACGCGAACGCGCCCTGCTGGCCGCCGAAAACCTGGCACGGGCAAAGAGTGATTTCCTGGCCAACATGAGTCACGAAATCCGCACCCCGCTGAACGGTGTGCTCGGTTTTGCCGAAATCGGCCAGCGCCACAGCCACAACCCCGAACGTTCGGCCGATGCGTTCAGCAAGATACTGGCCTCCGGCAAACGCTTGCTCGGTGTGATCAACGACATTCTGGATTTCTCCAAGATCGAAGCCGGCAAACTGCGCATCGAACAAACCACCGTCGTCATCAGCGAAGTCATCGAACACGCGGTTGAACTGGTGCGCGACCGGGCCCAAGCCAAGCAGATCAAGCTCGATGTCGAACTGGCCGACAATCTGCCAGCCACCTGCCTCGGCGACTCATTGCGTACCGGACAAGTCCTGCTCAACCTGCTCTCGAATGCCGTCAAATTCACCGAAACCGGCAATGTCACCTTGCATGCCCGGCGTGAGGCCGAGCAACTCCTGTTCACCATTACCGATACCGGCATCGGGATGGATGACGCTCAGCTGGGACAGCTTTTCGATCCCTTCCAGCAAGCCGATGCATCAGCCAGCCGACGTTTTGGTGGAACAGGTCTCGGCCTGGCCATCTGCAAACGCATCCTGGAATTGATGGGCGGCGAAATAGCGGTCGAAAGCCAGTTGGGGCGAGGAACGACCGTTCGGGTCAGCCTGCCGTTCCTGCCTGCCGGCCTGATCGCACCGAGCGCGCCAGCAACATCGGCCAGCCAGCACCCGGCCACCAAGCCGCTCGCCGGCCTCCGCATCCTGCTGGCAGAAGACGATGTGATCAACCAGAAAGTGCTGATGGCCAACCTGATCGACAATGGCGCGCACGTCACCCTGGCAAATAACGGCAAAGAAGCCGTCGACCGCGTCATTGCCACCGGACGCAGCGCTTTCGACATTGTCCTGATGGACATTCAGATGCCGGAAATGGATGGCTACGAAGCGGCCCGACGCATACAGGAACTGGCTCCGGAGTTGCCGATCATCGCCCAGACGGCTCACGCCATGAGCGATGAACGTGAAAAATGCTTTGCGGCCGGCATGGTCAACCACATTGCCAAGCCGATCAAGCTGGATGAACTGCTCCGCCTGATCGTCCAGCACATCCAGACCGACTGA
- a CDS encoding acetate/propionate family kinase → MSEIDLKRFFLEQVRLFENFPADKVEEIVIKSRLATYEGNEAILETGDEGRFIGVMISGHAEISMTDNTGTRAVISQLETGDVFGVMSLLTGDRIVADVIAGNRCFVLMIPQEVFNAYILTNPKAVGYLSRLLADRTRAMSVDLVTAQARAVTKSADPYSLSLNTNTPGKVVVLNVGISQIHFGIYDTHESGADVHGIIDNADKQMAHVTVMVGTQVKTAEHTPFKLSDLFKVMQETTALLGSAFTFHPEDVTAIGHRVVHGGNRFSSSVVVTPAVISDIEELAIFAPLHNPVNVAGIRVALKQFPTIPHVAVFDTAFHQTLPPYAYLYGLPYDLYKKDGIRRYGFHGTSHRYVSLKAAEVVKRPLGELEIVSCHLGIGASLCAIDHGRSVDTTMGMTPTDGLIMPSRCGSIDPAVMIHLMEHHKIPADQLSSMINTESGLKGISGISSDIHEIEAAAHEGHHRALLAHKAFCYQVRKNIGGYVAAMGGIDVLAFTGDIGESSATVRSLACQGLSYMGIKLDEEKNRNLGKINGHAVISADDSPVTILVVANDDERLVAWETLRAIERNQLLLEAKAEHDLPIPVEISAHHVHLSQADVEKLFGPGHQLTPKHELSQPGQYACAEQVHLVGPKGRIANVRVLGPTRKETQVEIAMTEQFKVGIQPPIRQSGDLVNTPGITLEGPYGSSTIERGVICAQRHIHMSPEDAMRFRVRDNYVVRVRVEGERELIFGDVVVRVNPAFRLAMHIDTDEGNAANIRTGMLGYIEEIQSRH, encoded by the coding sequence ATGAGTGAAATTGACCTCAAACGATTTTTTCTTGAACAAGTTCGCCTGTTCGAAAACTTCCCGGCCGACAAGGTCGAGGAAATCGTCATCAAGTCCCGCCTGGCGACTTACGAAGGCAACGAAGCGATCCTCGAAACCGGTGATGAAGGGCGTTTCATCGGCGTCATGATCAGCGGCCATGCCGAAATCTCGATGACCGACAATACCGGCACACGCGCCGTCATCAGCCAGCTTGAAACCGGCGATGTTTTCGGCGTGATGTCGCTGCTCACCGGCGACCGCATCGTTGCCGACGTGATCGCCGGCAACCGCTGCTTCGTGCTGATGATTCCGCAGGAAGTTTTCAACGCCTACATCCTGACCAACCCCAAGGCCGTCGGCTACCTCTCGCGCCTGCTGGCCGACCGGACGCGTGCCATGTCGGTTGATCTGGTCACCGCCCAGGCCCGTGCCGTCACCAAGTCAGCCGACCCCTACTCGCTGTCGCTGAACACGAATACGCCGGGCAAGGTTGTCGTGCTCAACGTCGGCATCAGCCAGATTCACTTCGGCATTTACGATACGCACGAAAGCGGCGCCGATGTGCACGGCATCATCGATAACGCCGACAAGCAGATGGCCCATGTGACGGTCATGGTCGGCACGCAGGTCAAGACGGCCGAGCACACGCCGTTCAAACTGTCCGACCTGTTCAAGGTGATGCAGGAAACCACCGCCCTGCTCGGCAGCGCCTTCACCTTCCACCCGGAAGACGTGACGGCCATTGGCCACCGCGTCGTCCATGGCGGCAACAGGTTCTCCAGCTCGGTCGTCGTGACACCAGCGGTAATCAGCGACATCGAGGAGCTGGCGATTTTCGCTCCACTGCACAACCCGGTGAACGTGGCCGGCATCCGCGTTGCGCTCAAGCAATTCCCGACCATTCCGCACGTCGCCGTATTCGACACGGCTTTCCACCAGACGCTGCCGCCGTACGCCTACCTTTACGGTCTACCGTACGATTTGTACAAAAAAGACGGCATCCGTCGCTACGGTTTCCACGGCACCTCGCACCGCTACGTTTCGCTCAAGGCGGCCGAAGTCGTCAAGCGTCCGCTCGGCGAACTGGAAATCGTCTCCTGCCACCTCGGCATCGGTGCCTCGCTGTGTGCCATCGACCACGGCCGTTCGGTCGATACCACGATGGGCATGACCCCGACCGATGGCCTGATCATGCCGAGCCGTTGCGGCAGCATCGATCCGGCGGTGATGATTCACCTGATGGAACATCACAAGATTCCGGCCGATCAGCTGTCCAGCATGATCAACACCGAAAGCGGCCTGAAGGGCATTTCCGGCATTTCGAGCGACATCCACGAAATCGAGGCTGCGGCGCATGAAGGCCACCACCGCGCCCTCCTCGCCCACAAAGCCTTCTGCTACCAGGTACGCAAGAATATCGGCGGCTATGTCGCTGCCATGGGCGGTATCGACGTCCTCGCCTTTACCGGTGACATCGGCGAAAGCAGTGCCACCGTGCGCAGCCTGGCTTGCCAGGGCCTGAGCTACATGGGCATCAAGCTCGACGAGGAAAAGAACCGCAATCTCGGCAAAATCAACGGCCATGCCGTCATTTCAGCCGACGATTCTCCGGTCACCATCCTTGTCGTGGCCAATGACGACGAGCGTCTGGTCGCTTGGGAAACCTTGCGCGCCATCGAACGCAACCAGTTGCTGCTCGAAGCCAAGGCCGAACACGACCTACCGATTCCGGTCGAGATTTCCGCTCACCACGTCCATCTGTCGCAAGCCGATGTCGAAAAGCTGTTCGGCCCGGGCCACCAACTGACCCCCAAGCACGAGTTGTCGCAGCCAGGTCAGTACGCCTGCGCCGAGCAGGTTCATCTGGTTGGCCCGAAGGGGCGTATCGCCAATGTCCGCGTGCTTGGTCCGACCCGCAAGGAAACCCAGGTCGAAATTGCCATGACCGAGCAGTTCAAGGTCGGCATCCAGCCGCCGATCCGTCAGTCCGGCGACCTGGTCAACACGCCGGGAATCACGCTGGAAGGCCCCTACGGCAGCAGCACGATCGAACGTGGCGTCATTTGTGCCCAGCGCCACATCCATATGTCGCCGGAAGATGCCATGCGCTTCCGCGTGCGTGACAACTACGTCGTCCGCGTTCGTGTCGAAGGCGAGCGCGAGCTGATCTTCGGCGACGTCGTGGTCCGTGTAAACCCGGCTTTCCGCCTGGCGATGCACATCGATACCGACGAAGGCAATGCCGCCAACATCCGTACCGGCATGCTCGGCTACATCGAGGAAATCCAGAGTCGTCACTGA
- a CDS encoding response regulator, translating to MIAPVKRGIAFQAAKAVIGFALLAGVLLMALVGYLAFERTRGEVAQRLQGLIDTVASTTSAACFVEDHGLAKDIAQGLLKNTIVQGVVILSTSGELTNLSRGPALLDADKVRKTGISRKIFSPFDPELAVGEMLIEPNLSELKRLNNEELLYTGSVLLLQLIAITVAAIYAALRWIVFPMKHMSDRLHQMSKEEDGGVLSVPEGHETTEIGRLVGDINDLTAHLALARQQAERANRAKGDFLANMSHEIRTPINAVVGMAHLALKTGLTAKQRDYLEKIRVSGSHLLDLVNDVLDVAKIEAGKLTLENVPFSLPNMIRRLEGVASLRADEKGLQLEVDVDRDIPACLNGDELRVGQILINYLNNAIKFTDKGTIRLSARLVSKDEQVCCLRFTVSDTGIGLSAEQMKRLFASFEQADISTTRKFGGTGLGLAICRELADLMGGEVGVESTPGCGSTFWATLRLGIAPDDAVASETADSTWLGGNEIHLSGMHILLAEDNLINQQIAIELLEEYGVKVSAASNGLQALALLERMHFDCVLMDVRMPELDGIEATHRIRQNPLFADLPIIAMTANARTEDRDECFAAGMNDFISKPVDPVQFFRIVMKWVKRVSDAPLAATALEMLPQSVAPYITEVDTAAIRKLVKNDTVKILRFVQNFLGSTASGVAELGPALLAGDLELLARTAHRMKSSSKSMGAARLGELLNQLEGAAKCGDTPQVSALVREIEAGWQRAEVELMAFSAELQRTQGETENS from the coding sequence ATGATCGCTCCAGTCAAACGAGGCATTGCTTTCCAGGCCGCCAAGGCCGTGATCGGCTTTGCCCTTCTTGCCGGCGTGCTGCTGATGGCTCTGGTTGGCTACCTGGCTTTTGAACGGACGCGTGGAGAAGTGGCCCAGCGTCTGCAGGGGCTGATCGACACGGTTGCCAGCACAACCAGCGCCGCCTGTTTCGTTGAAGATCACGGACTGGCCAAGGATATTGCCCAGGGCTTGCTGAAGAACACGATTGTCCAGGGCGTGGTCATCCTGTCTACTTCCGGCGAGCTGACCAACCTTTCCCGTGGTCCGGCGCTGCTCGATGCCGACAAAGTGCGCAAAACAGGCATCAGCCGGAAAATATTCTCGCCATTCGACCCGGAACTAGCCGTTGGCGAGATGTTGATCGAGCCGAATCTCAGCGAGCTGAAACGCCTGAACAATGAGGAGTTGCTGTATACCGGTTCCGTCCTGCTGCTCCAGCTGATTGCCATTACGGTGGCGGCCATTTATGCCGCATTGCGCTGGATAGTCTTTCCGATGAAGCACATGTCGGATCGTCTGCACCAGATGAGCAAGGAGGAAGATGGCGGCGTCCTGAGCGTGCCCGAAGGCCACGAAACAACCGAGATAGGTCGTCTGGTCGGGGATATCAATGATTTGACGGCGCATCTGGCGCTGGCTCGCCAGCAGGCCGAGCGGGCCAACCGGGCGAAAGGCGATTTTCTGGCCAACATGAGCCATGAAATTCGTACCCCGATCAATGCTGTGGTGGGTATGGCTCATTTGGCATTGAAAACCGGGTTGACCGCGAAACAGCGTGATTACCTCGAAAAAATCAGGGTTTCCGGCAGCCACTTGCTTGATCTGGTCAACGATGTGCTCGATGTGGCCAAGATCGAAGCGGGTAAATTGACGCTCGAAAATGTGCCTTTCAGCCTGCCGAACATGATCCGGCGCCTTGAGGGGGTTGCTTCATTGCGGGCTGATGAAAAGGGATTGCAGCTTGAAGTCGATGTCGACCGCGACATTCCGGCTTGCCTGAATGGCGATGAACTCAGGGTTGGCCAGATACTGATCAATTATCTGAACAACGCCATCAAATTCACCGACAAGGGGACGATCAGGCTGTCGGCCAGGCTGGTCAGCAAAGACGAGCAGGTTTGCTGCCTCCGCTTTACGGTCAGCGATACCGGGATCGGCCTGTCTGCTGAGCAGATGAAACGTCTTTTTGCATCGTTCGAACAGGCTGATATCTCGACAACGCGAAAATTTGGCGGGACGGGCTTGGGGCTGGCTATTTGTCGCGAACTGGCCGATCTGATGGGCGGCGAGGTCGGTGTTGAAAGTACGCCTGGTTGCGGCAGTACTTTCTGGGCAACCCTGCGTCTGGGAATCGCCCCGGATGATGCCGTGGCAAGTGAAACGGCAGATTCGACATGGCTCGGAGGGAACGAGATTCATCTTTCCGGCATGCACATCCTGCTTGCCGAAGACAACTTGATCAACCAGCAAATCGCGATTGAATTGCTTGAGGAATACGGCGTCAAGGTTTCGGCGGCCAGCAATGGCTTGCAGGCCCTGGCGTTGTTGGAACGGATGCATTTCGATTGTGTACTGATGGATGTTCGCATGCCGGAACTTGACGGCATCGAGGCGACCCATCGTATCCGTCAAAACCCCTTGTTTGCCGATCTGCCGATCATTGCGATGACGGCCAATGCCCGAACCGAGGATCGTGACGAGTGTTTTGCTGCCGGGATGAATGATTTCATCAGCAAACCGGTCGATCCCGTCCAGTTTTTCAGGATTGTGATGAAATGGGTCAAGCGGGTGTCCGATGCACCGCTTGCGGCCACGGCATTGGAGATGTTGCCGCAATCCGTGGCCCCTTATATTACCGAGGTCGATACGGCGGCGATCCGCAAACTGGTTAAAAACGATACGGTGAAGATATTGCGCTTCGTGCAAAATTTCCTCGGGTCGACGGCATCCGGCGTAGCGGAACTCGGCCCAGCGTTATTGGCCGGGGATCTCGAACTGCTGGCCCGCACGGCGCACCGGATGAAGTCTTCTTCGAAGAGTATGGGCGCCGCCAGGCTGGGAGAATTGCTGAATCAACTTGAAGGTGCGGCAAAGTGCGGTGATACCCCGCAGGTCAGTGCGCTCGTGCGGGAAATCGAAGCAGGCTGGCAGCGTGCTGAGGTCGAACTGATGGCTTTTTCTGCCGAACTGCAACGGACTCAGGGCGAAACTGAAAACTCGTAG
- a CDS encoding phosphoadenylyl-sulfate reductase, which translates to MTPSLLNITPELTASVAAKTTAAQSLLADIAGNWSPATFANSLGAEDMVLTDLIAKSGLPIEIFSLDTGRLPLETYDLMAAVDQHYGLKLKVYFPQSSAVETYVRTNGINAFYQSIELRKACCFARKVEPLQRALAGKKAWITGLRAQQAATRVGLPNREYDEGNKLEKFNPLADWTEKEVWTYIKQNAVPYNALHDKFYPSIGCAPCTRAISLGEDVRSGRWWWESPELKECGLHIKAAS; encoded by the coding sequence ATGACGCCCAGCCTGCTCAACATCACCCCGGAACTGACCGCCAGCGTCGCGGCCAAGACGACCGCAGCACAGTCGCTACTGGCCGACATCGCCGGCAACTGGTCGCCGGCCACCTTCGCCAACAGCCTCGGGGCTGAAGACATGGTGCTGACCGACCTGATTGCAAAATCCGGCCTGCCGATTGAAATCTTCAGTCTCGACACCGGTCGTCTGCCGCTCGAAACCTATGACCTGATGGCTGCGGTCGACCAGCATTACGGGCTGAAACTGAAGGTTTATTTCCCGCAAAGCAGCGCCGTCGAGACATATGTCCGGACCAACGGCATCAATGCTTTCTACCAGTCGATCGAACTACGCAAAGCCTGCTGTTTTGCCCGCAAGGTCGAACCGTTGCAACGTGCCCTGGCCGGCAAGAAAGCCTGGATCACCGGCCTGCGCGCCCAGCAGGCTGCCACTCGCGTCGGTCTGCCAAACCGTGAATACGACGAAGGCAACAAGCTGGAGAAATTCAACCCGCTGGCCGACTGGACCGAAAAGGAAGTCTGGACCTATATCAAACAGAATGCCGTGCCGTACAACGCGCTGCACGACAAATTCTACCCAAGCATCGGCTGCGCTCCATGTACCCGCGCCATCAGCCTTGGCGAGGATGTACGCTCCGGCCGCTGGTGGTGGGAATCGCCTGAGCTGAAGGAATGCGGCCTGCACATCAAGGCGGCAAGCTGA
- a CDS encoding DUF934 domain-containing protein, translating into MAQLIKDSAQVTVDTWTTLELAEGETPETVALPAGEIIFPFAVWQARQAEIIATHERIGLLIQPDERIEDVSEALSHFALIAVNFPKFVDGRGYSTASLLRQRYNYQGELRAVGDVLHDQLFFMKRVGFDSYALKDGKNAIYALEAAFTPFSDAYQGSTNQPQPFFRRRH; encoded by the coding sequence ATGGCCCAACTGATCAAGGATTCGGCACAAGTCACGGTCGACACCTGGACAACACTCGAATTGGCCGAAGGTGAAACACCGGAAACCGTTGCCCTGCCTGCCGGCGAAATCATTTTCCCGTTCGCCGTATGGCAAGCACGCCAGGCCGAAATCATCGCGACCCACGAGCGCATCGGTCTGTTGATCCAACCCGACGAACGCATCGAAGACGTCAGCGAAGCGTTGAGCCATTTCGCGCTGATCGCCGTCAACTTCCCGAAATTTGTCGATGGTCGCGGCTATTCGACAGCCAGCCTGCTGCGCCAGCGCTACAACTACCAAGGTGAATTGCGTGCCGTCGGCGATGTCTTGCATGACCAACTGTTCTTCATGAAGCGCGTCGGTTTCGACAGCTACGCGCTGAAGGACGGCAAGAATGCAATCTACGCACTGGAAGCGGCATTCACCCCGTTCAGCGACGCTTACCAAGGCTCGACCAACCAGCCGCAACCATTTTTCCGCCGTCGTCACTGA
- a CDS encoding nitrite/sulfite reductase, whose amino-acid sequence MYKYDAIDRQLVNERVAQFRDQVRRWKAGELADDEFRPLRLQNGLYIQRHAPMFRVAVPYGMLNSAQMRTLASVARKYDRGYGHFTTRHNLQLNWPKIEDVPEIMAELAEVEMHAIQTSGNCLRNITTDPFAGVAADEVIDPRPLAEILREWTTFHPEFAFLPRKFKIAISGTREDRAVTWFHDIGLHLKQQDGQVGFSVIVGGGLGRTPIRGQIVREFLPWQDILSYCEAILRVYNRYGRRDNAYKARIKILVQALGIDAFREQVEAEWVHGKGGPMTIPQAEYDRVAAHFTAPAYASCPDCTLPDEKAFLRWVDRNTHAHKVNGYSAVILSLKQHGIAPGDITSEQMEIVADLADQYSFGELRVSHEQNVILADVRKSDLYEVWQKAKAAGLATPNIGLLTGMICCPGGDFCDLANAKSIPIANAIQARFDDLDYLFDIGEIDLNISGCMNACGHHHVGHIGVLGVDKNDSEFYQVTLGGRQGNDAKLGKVIGPSFAADEMPDVVEKIIQVYLENRHEDERFLDTFDRIGIDPFKNRVYEGRAHGKAKAAQKETA is encoded by the coding sequence ATGTACAAATACGATGCCATCGATCGCCAGCTCGTCAATGAGCGCGTGGCCCAGTTCCGTGATCAGGTTCGTCGCTGGAAAGCCGGCGAACTGGCCGATGACGAATTCCGTCCGCTGCGCCTGCAAAATGGCCTTTACATCCAGCGCCATGCGCCGATGTTCCGGGTTGCCGTGCCCTACGGCATGCTCAATTCTGCCCAGATGCGTACGCTGGCCAGCGTTGCACGCAAATACGATCGCGGTTACGGCCACTTCACGACGCGCCACAATCTGCAGCTGAACTGGCCGAAGATCGAGGATGTGCCGGAAATCATGGCCGAGCTGGCCGAAGTCGAGATGCATGCCATCCAGACCTCCGGCAACTGCCTGCGCAACATCACCACCGACCCGTTTGCCGGCGTTGCTGCCGATGAGGTGATCGACCCGCGCCCGCTGGCTGAAATCCTCCGCGAATGGACCACCTTCCATCCGGAATTTGCCTTCCTGCCGCGCAAGTTCAAGATCGCCATTTCCGGCACCCGGGAAGACCGCGCCGTCACCTGGTTCCACGATATCGGCCTGCACCTCAAGCAGCAGGATGGTCAGGTTGGCTTCAGCGTCATCGTCGGCGGCGGCCTCGGCCGGACACCGATCCGCGGCCAGATTGTTCGTGAATTCCTGCCCTGGCAGGACATTCTTTCCTACTGCGAAGCCATCCTGCGCGTGTACAACCGCTATGGCCGCCGCGACAATGCCTACAAGGCGCGCATCAAGATTCTCGTGCAGGCCCTGGGCATCGACGCTTTCCGCGAACAGGTCGAAGCTGAATGGGTGCATGGCAAAGGCGGCCCGATGACCATTCCGCAAGCAGAATATGATCGTGTGGCAGCGCATTTCACTGCGCCGGCATACGCCTCGTGTCCCGACTGCACCCTGCCGGATGAAAAAGCCTTCCTTCGCTGGGTAGACCGCAACACGCATGCGCACAAGGTCAACGGCTACAGCGCGGTGATCCTGTCGCTCAAGCAGCATGGCATCGCACCGGGCGACATCACTTCCGAACAAATGGAAATCGTTGCCGATCTGGCCGACCAGTACAGCTTCGGCGAACTGCGCGTCAGCCACGAACAAAATGTCATCCTGGCCGATGTCAGGAAATCCGACCTGTACGAAGTCTGGCAAAAAGCCAAGGCAGCCGGCCTGGCCACGCCGAACATCGGCTTACTGACCGGCATGATCTGCTGCCCAGGCGGCGATTTCTGCGACCTGGCCAACGCCAAGTCGATCCCTATCGCCAACGCCATCCAGGCTCGGTTTGACGATCTCGACTACCTGTTCGACATCGGCGAGATCGACCTCAATATCTCAGGCTGCATGAATGCCTGCGGTCACCACCACGTTGGTCACATCGGCGTGCTCGGCGTCGACAAGAATGACTCCGAGTTCTACCAGGTGACCCTCGGCGGCCGCCAGGGCAACGATGCCAAGTTGGGCAAGGTGATCGGCCCGTCTTTCGCCGCTGATGAAATGCCGGATGTTGTCGAGAAAATCATCCAGGTTTACCTTGAGAACCGCCACGAAGATGAGCGTTTCCTCGACACCTTTGATCGCATCGGCATCGACCCGTTCAAGAACCGCGTTTACGAAGGCCGCGCGCATGGCAAGGCCAAGGCTGCACAAAAGGAGACCGCATAA